In Pseudomonas sp. R76, one genomic interval encodes:
- a CDS encoding quinone oxidoreductase family protein, whose product MNALQFSATGDLAALSFVDVAKPVPAAGEVLVQVKAAGLNPSDVKNVLGRFPYTTLPRIPGRDFAGVLVEGPQELVGQEVWGTGRDLGFFADGSHAQYLTVSAKGVAHKPTHLSFAQAASLGVPYTTAWDALERSGVVKGTRLLVIGANGAVGSAALALAKIRGAQVLAAVRKADQAEVLQAQGFDAITLGKPEELGAQVNAVFKGGADVIFDTTGFWLPAAVAGLAPFGRIAIIAAPVDGHVQLPALALYRKGGSVVGINSLLYNCEQCAVMLEQFGRFFDEGSLPLPTGLREVALADGVQCYEEVNTGSADKIIFLP is encoded by the coding sequence ATGAACGCACTGCAATTTTCCGCCACCGGCGACCTCGCCGCCCTGAGTTTCGTTGACGTTGCCAAGCCGGTGCCGGCTGCCGGTGAAGTCCTGGTGCAGGTCAAAGCTGCCGGCCTGAACCCCAGCGACGTTAAGAACGTGCTCGGGCGTTTTCCCTACACCACGTTGCCACGGATTCCTGGTCGGGATTTCGCCGGGGTTTTGGTCGAGGGGCCGCAGGAACTGGTCGGTCAAGAAGTGTGGGGCACGGGCCGAGACCTGGGCTTTTTTGCTGACGGCTCCCACGCTCAATACCTCACCGTGTCGGCCAAGGGCGTTGCGCATAAGCCAACCCACTTGAGCTTCGCCCAGGCCGCCAGCCTTGGTGTGCCGTACACCACCGCGTGGGATGCCCTGGAGCGTAGCGGTGTCGTCAAAGGCACGCGGTTGTTGGTGATCGGTGCCAATGGCGCCGTGGGCAGCGCAGCCCTGGCATTGGCGAAAATCCGCGGTGCGCAGGTGCTGGCAGCGGTGCGCAAGGCCGATCAGGCTGAGGTGCTGCAGGCTCAAGGGTTTGACGCGATTACCCTGGGCAAACCGGAAGAATTGGGCGCGCAGGTTAATGCCGTGTTCAAGGGCGGCGCGGATGTGATCTTTGACACCACCGGTTTCTGGTTGCCGGCGGCGGTCGCCGGTCTGGCGCCGTTCGGCCGTATTGCAATCATCGCCGCCCCGGTGGATGGGCACGTGCAACTGCCGGCGTTGGCGTTGTATCGCAAAGGCGGTTCGGTGGTGGGGATCAACTCGTTGCTCTACAACTGCGAGCAGTGCGCGGTGATGCTGGAGCAGTTTGGGCGCTTCTTTGATGAGGGTTCGTTGCCGCTGCCGACCGGGTTGCGTGAAGTGGCGTTGGCGGATGGCGTGCAGTGCTATGAGGAAGTGAACACGGGCAGTGCGGACAAGATCATATTCCTGCCTTAA
- a CDS encoding DUF1427 family protein, protein MNYLISLAIGLFVGVIYGALDFRSPAPPAIALVGLMGMLLGEKLWPMGREWVSGWLS, encoded by the coding sequence ATGAACTACTTGATTTCCCTCGCCATCGGCCTGTTTGTCGGCGTGATCTACGGTGCCCTGGACTTCCGCTCACCCGCGCCACCTGCCATTGCCCTGGTCGGCTTGATGGGCATGTTGCTCGGCGAGAAACTCTGGCCCATGGGGCGCGAGTGGGTCAGCGGTTGGTTGTCCTGA
- a CDS encoding AraC family transcriptional regulator: MALAAPPDLSDHAVPVQPLARTYPRGLYVEPHSHDWGQLLYAMSGVMWVETPREALVVPPQRAVWLPPGVEHGIRVVSDLQMRNIYLRPALAATLDSQVQVIEVGGLLRELIVTLVDQGDNGEAVYYEAVVGLALLELQRARRSQIRIAMPVDADRRLVNACQAVMAAPSLEIPFEQHAEAAGASVRTLARLFQNHLGMGFAEWRRQVQLATAVAELIQGQSVSGIARSLGYSPSSFSDMFRRELGVAPSHYAG, translated from the coding sequence ATGGCCCTGGCCGCGCCCCCCGACCTCAGTGATCACGCCGTGCCCGTGCAACCCCTGGCGCGCACCTACCCGCGTGGGTTGTACGTAGAGCCCCACAGCCATGACTGGGGCCAGTTGCTCTACGCCATGAGCGGCGTGATGTGGGTCGAGACGCCTCGCGAAGCCCTGGTTGTGCCGCCCCAGCGTGCGGTGTGGTTGCCGCCGGGCGTGGAACATGGGATTCGCGTGGTCTCGGACCTGCAGATGCGCAACATCTACTTGCGCCCGGCCCTGGCGGCGACGCTGGACAGCCAGGTGCAGGTGATTGAAGTGGGTGGGCTGTTGCGCGAGCTGATCGTCACGCTCGTCGATCAGGGCGATAACGGCGAGGCGGTTTACTACGAGGCTGTAGTCGGCCTGGCCCTGTTGGAATTGCAGCGGGCACGCCGCTCGCAGATCCGCATCGCCATGCCGGTCGACGCCGACCGCCGTTTGGTCAACGCTTGCCAGGCGGTGATGGCGGCGCCATCGCTGGAGATCCCGTTCGAGCAACACGCCGAGGCGGCCGGGGCCAGCGTGCGCACCCTGGCGCGGCTGTTCCAGAACCACCTGGGCATGGGCTTTGCCGAATGGCGCCGCCAGGTGCAACTGGCTACGGCTGTGGCGGAGCTGATCCAGGGCCAGTCGGTCAGCGGCATTGCGCGGTCGTTGGGCTATTCGCCGAGCAGCTTCAGCGACATGTTCCGCCGTGAACTCGGCGTGGCGCCGTCGCACTACGCGGGTTGA
- a CDS encoding metallothionein, with protein MPDKTCDCPHCKCVLGADAVMKDGKGYCCQGCAEHHAHGEPCVAPTGCECAKSAHG; from the coding sequence ATGCCAGATAAAACCTGTGACTGCCCACACTGCAAATGTGTACTGGGCGCCGACGCAGTAATGAAGGACGGTAAGGGCTATTGCTGTCAGGGCTGTGCCGAGCACCATGCCCATGGTGAGCCGTGTGTGGCGCCAACGGGCTGTGAGTGCGCCAAGTCGGCTCACGGTTAA
- a CDS encoding DMT family transporter yields the protein MNLIVLLVLVIAAGAVLSVQAAINGRLGQAVGVLRSSLLTFAVGAITTALLIFFFEPAQAVSLLDVPKWQLTGALFGVVYMMVMVGAVPVVGTAVATVAVIVGQLGMGMLIDNFGWLGNPAIELSGSRIVAMLCLALALVFMYRSNTRQAD from the coding sequence ATGAATCTGATTGTGTTGTTAGTACTGGTGATTGCTGCGGGTGCGGTGCTGAGTGTGCAGGCCGCCATCAATGGTCGCCTGGGCCAGGCGGTGGGCGTATTGCGCAGCAGTTTGCTGACCTTTGCGGTCGGCGCAATCACCACCGCGCTGTTGATTTTCTTCTTCGAGCCGGCCCAGGCCGTCAGCCTGCTGGACGTGCCCAAATGGCAACTGACCGGCGCGTTGTTCGGTGTGGTGTACATGATGGTGATGGTCGGCGCGGTGCCCGTCGTCGGTACGGCGGTAGCGACGGTTGCGGTGATCGTCGGCCAGTTGGGCATGGGCATGCTGATCGACAACTTCGGCTGGCTCGGCAACCCGGCCATCGAACTGTCGGGCAGCCGCATCGTGGCGATGCTCTGCCTGGCGCTGGCCTTGGTGTTCATGTACCGCAGCAATACCCGTCAGGCCGATTAA
- a CDS encoding DMT family transporter has translation MQARSIEGVAQATPKKNLLRLLLLPLVILAGMGLSVEAGLLGPLGVQVGHLWATLSIFGVGTAILFLLLLFSGPQKGPALTDLPRWQLIGGFLGPMYVVVLTLATPHIGIAMTMIAILSGQVGKSVLIDHFGWFGTARKRVNGERWIALVLIVAALVSIARG, from the coding sequence ATGCAGGCTCGTTCAATCGAGGGTGTGGCCCAGGCCACGCCGAAGAAAAACCTTCTACGGCTGCTGTTATTGCCGCTGGTGATTTTGGCGGGCATGGGCCTGTCGGTGGAGGCCGGGCTGCTCGGGCCGCTGGGTGTGCAGGTGGGCCATCTATGGGCGACCTTGAGCATCTTCGGCGTGGGCACGGCAATCCTGTTTTTGCTGCTGCTGTTCAGCGGCCCGCAAAAAGGCCCGGCGCTGACCGACTTGCCGCGCTGGCAGTTGATCGGTGGCTTCCTGGGGCCGATGTACGTGGTGGTGCTGACGTTAGCCACGCCGCATATCGGCATTGCCATGACCATGATCGCGATCCTCTCGGGCCAGGTCGGCAAGAGTGTGTTGATCGACCATTTCGGCTGGTTCGGCACGGCGCGCAAGCGCGTCAATGGCGAGCGCTGGATCGCCTTGGTGTTGATTGTGGCGGCACTTGTTTCGATTGCACGAGGGTAA
- a CDS encoding LysR family transcriptional regulator — translation MQGLNELSFKALRLFVAVLDHGSFSEVARRESLAPSSISRQIQLMEQALGQQLLYRHTRAVSPTEAGRLLGHHARLMLEQLETAGQALQEQESEPSGLVRINAPMVFGQRHLSPWLGELCRRYPKLQLDIQQTDTYVDPLQDGTDLLFRIGVLNDSGMQARIFAPQRFRLAASPAYLARHGTPRHPDELVNHQCLAYKGITGQQRWFFRRDQGDWTPYSVKGPITGNHADTLTHAAEQGLGLVVFPSWLIGEGLRAGTLQAVLTEYDVATTLEPQQIAALWPGSRRLSLKVRTVIDYFVECFGAVPYWDR, via the coding sequence ATGCAGGGCTTGAATGAATTGAGTTTCAAGGCATTGCGCCTGTTTGTTGCGGTGCTGGACCACGGCAGTTTTTCCGAAGTGGCGCGCCGCGAGAGCCTGGCGCCCTCTTCTATTTCCCGGCAGATCCAGTTGATGGAGCAAGCGCTCGGCCAACAGTTGCTCTACCGCCACACCCGTGCCGTCAGCCCCACCGAGGCCGGGCGCCTGCTCGGGCACCACGCGCGGTTGATGCTGGAACAACTGGAAACCGCCGGCCAAGCCCTGCAGGAACAGGAAAGCGAACCCAGCGGCCTGGTGCGTATCAATGCGCCGATGGTGTTCGGCCAGCGTCACCTTTCACCGTGGCTGGGCGAGTTGTGCCGCCGCTATCCCAAGTTGCAACTGGATATCCAGCAAACCGACACCTACGTCGACCCACTGCAAGACGGCACCGACCTGCTGTTTCGGATCGGCGTGCTCAACGATTCCGGCATGCAGGCACGCATCTTCGCGCCGCAACGTTTTCGCCTCGCCGCCAGCCCTGCCTACCTGGCCCGGCATGGCACACCGCGCCACCCCGACGAGCTGGTTAACCACCAGTGCCTGGCCTACAAAGGCATCACCGGCCAGCAACGCTGGTTCTTCCGCCGCGACCAAGGCGACTGGACGCCCTACAGCGTCAAAGGCCCGATCACCGGCAACCACGCCGACACCCTCACCCACGCCGCCGAGCAAGGCCTGGGGCTGGTGGTGTTTCCGTCCTGGCTGATCGGCGAAGGCTTGCGCGCAGGCACCTTGCAGGCGGTACTGACCGAGTACGACGTGGCGACGACGTTGGAGCCGCAGCAGATTGCGGCGTTATGGCCAGGAAGCCGGCGGCTGTCGCTGAAGGTGCGCACGGTGATTGATTATTTTGTGGAGTGTTTTGGGGCGGTGCCGTATTGGGATCGGTGA
- a CDS encoding type II toxin-antitoxin system Phd/YefM family antitoxin, producing MDVVYYKQSRAKRGSSTSGRAIFDSSRSFGYIWPKFGDNPMITVPLGEAKNNLSKLVDEAAAGKIITIAKHGRAMAQLVPIGKPKGRRIGAMKGKLVIPEDFDAPLPDDLLEAFQGSHS from the coding sequence ATGGACGTCGTGTACTACAAGCAATCACGCGCTAAGCGTGGGTCTTCAACCAGCGGTCGGGCGATCTTTGATAGCTCACGGAGTTTTGGCTATATTTGGCCAAAATTTGGAGATAACCCGATGATTACCGTACCGCTGGGTGAGGCGAAAAATAATCTGTCAAAATTGGTTGATGAGGCCGCTGCCGGCAAAATCATCACCATCGCTAAGCACGGGCGCGCCATGGCACAACTTGTCCCCATCGGAAAACCCAAAGGTCGGCGAATTGGAGCAATGAAAGGCAAGCTCGTCATCCCGGAAGACTTTGATGCGCCTTTGCCCGATGACCTCTTGGAGGCGTTTCAAGGCAGCCATTCATGA
- a CDS encoding type II toxin-antitoxin system VapC family toxin produces MRVVLDTHILLWALRDDPRLSSKARKLMENAAEIYVSAATFWEMAIKVGLGKLDVDLDEIREYCLESGFVELPITSEHAIAVKDLELHHKDPFDRLIVATAISEPMKLLTADPQVAQYTSLAILV; encoded by the coding sequence ATGAGGGTAGTGTTGGATACCCATATTCTGCTTTGGGCATTGAGAGATGACCCCAGGCTGTCCAGCAAAGCCCGCAAGCTGATGGAGAACGCGGCTGAAATCTATGTCAGCGCTGCCACCTTCTGGGAAATGGCGATAAAGGTCGGCTTAGGCAAACTCGATGTGGACCTGGATGAAATCCGTGAGTACTGCCTGGAAAGCGGATTCGTCGAATTGCCTATCACCTCTGAACACGCAATTGCGGTAAAGGACCTTGAGCTTCATCACAAAGATCCTTTTGATCGGCTTATCGTAGCGACAGCCATCAGTGAACCAATGAAACTGTTAACGGCCGACCCGCAGGTGGCTCAATACACATCCTTGGCGATCCTGGTGTAG
- a CDS encoding Nramp family divalent metal transporter produces MKFSLPKIATAPFCPPEVAGSVIVDPKASFFKRALMFAGPGLLISIGYMDPGNWATAIEAGSRYGYSLLFVVLLASLAGMAVQCLCSRLGIATGKDLAQLCRERYSKRSARTQWLLAEISIIATDLAEVLGCALAFHLLLGVSLTTGIVITAFDTLLILALQNRGFRRLEAIMLALVATIGVCFFIELVLIKPYWPDVLSGFTPSLSAISDAAPLYLAIGILGATVMPHNLYLHTSIVQTRLIGKDLASKQDAVKLARIDTIGSLALALLVNAAILVLAAAAFYKTGHTDVVEIQDAYHLLDPLVGGAFASILFGVALLASGQSSTFTGTIAGQVIMEGYLNLRIPCWQRRLITRGLALIPAFLGVWLMGDVAIGKLLILSQVVLSLQLPFALYPLIRMTDDKQLMGPFVNRLPTRLLAWFLFALISGANAWLIGQWLF; encoded by the coding sequence GTGAAATTCAGCCTGCCGAAAATCGCTACCGCCCCGTTCTGCCCGCCGGAAGTGGCGGGTTCCGTTATCGTTGACCCCAAGGCGTCGTTTTTCAAACGGGCGCTGATGTTCGCCGGCCCCGGCCTGTTGATCTCCATCGGCTACATGGACCCCGGCAACTGGGCCACGGCCATCGAGGCCGGTTCACGCTACGGCTACAGCCTGTTATTCGTGGTGCTGTTGGCCAGCCTCGCCGGCATGGCGGTGCAGTGCCTGTGTTCACGGCTGGGCATCGCCACCGGCAAAGACCTGGCGCAACTGTGCCGTGAGCGCTACAGCAAACGCTCCGCGCGCACGCAATGGCTGCTGGCGGAAATCTCGATCATCGCCACCGACCTTGCCGAAGTGCTCGGCTGCGCCCTGGCGTTTCACCTGCTGCTCGGTGTGTCGCTGACCACCGGTATTGTCATCACCGCCTTCGATACGCTGTTGATTCTGGCCCTGCAAAACCGCGGCTTCCGTCGCCTCGAGGCGATCATGCTGGCGTTGGTCGCAACCATCGGCGTGTGCTTCTTTATCGAGCTGGTGCTGATCAAACCCTACTGGCCAGACGTATTGAGTGGTTTTACCCCGTCACTGTCGGCCATCAGCGATGCGGCGCCGTTGTACCTGGCCATCGGCATCCTCGGCGCCACCGTCATGCCCCATAACCTCTACCTGCACACCTCGATTGTGCAAACCCGCCTGATCGGCAAAGACCTCGCCAGCAAGCAGGACGCGGTCAAACTGGCGCGCATCGACACCATCGGCTCGCTGGCCCTGGCCTTGCTGGTCAACGCCGCGATCCTGGTGCTCGCCGCCGCCGCGTTCTACAAGACCGGCCACACCGACGTGGTTGAGATCCAGGATGCCTACCACCTGCTCGACCCACTGGTGGGCGGGGCGTTCGCCAGTATCCTGTTCGGCGTTGCGTTGCTGGCCTCGGGGCAAAGCTCGACGTTTACCGGCACCATCGCCGGGCAAGTGATCATGGAGGGTTATCTCAACCTGCGTATCCCTTGCTGGCAGCGACGCCTGATCACCCGCGGCCTGGCACTGATCCCGGCATTTCTCGGGGTGTGGCTGATGGGCGACGTTGCTATCGGCAAGCTGCTGATTCTCAGCCAGGTGGTGCTCAGCCTGCAGTTGCCGTTCGCGCTTTATCCGCTGATTCGCATGACCGATGACAAGCAATTGATGGGGCCGTTTGTTAACCGCCTGCCCACGCGGCTATTGGCGTGGTTTCTGTTTGCGCTGATCAGTGGGGCGAATGCGTGGTTGATTGGGCAGTGGTTGTTTTAA
- a CDS encoding DUF726 domain-containing protein, protein MQHQWDEMHRTRKPTFVQCGELQGDVLNLYVHGYSAFFNRQQLGNFKQQLASIEGSTNLMLFWPAGHFLENLFAPFKDVITSMLGGGGLGAATVGVGKAIAYFLDHYKSVEARVDEVAKTLLPELASYLHAESLAVRRINLIGHSLGARILVKSVLASPEVARELPLNNLLLMGGAICTSSPWDQVSAPLKGRVINCHSSKDWALAMKPDTERCIGRYAIEVTPALKAKVTNVHLATFDHAAYWPQLKTVVQYTDLLQERRGMIRADQRSSEVRFAEEDGELFPALLHARPDELKFLAELMAQKRSASIDASVREPLKLAIELQRMGGDSFMNVARGHGVSYRQIAEDVAQRLGIKFAEPLETVALADIEAQVAEKLIEQYKDKLSRADRQAFDAELKAAAQKEQGMFNRIDISRSATTALSGTALAGFTGFIVRRGAASAIPVVGQALAAAMLLVTGVRAFSGPAYSITTLSVLMIGMIRQRMEREALNQELDLVVQVVDTFDLPRETVMRTVTSD, encoded by the coding sequence ATGCAACACCAGTGGGATGAAATGCACCGCACCCGCAAGCCCACCTTTGTACAGTGCGGCGAGCTCCAGGGGGATGTGCTCAATCTCTACGTTCACGGTTATTCGGCGTTCTTCAACCGTCAGCAACTGGGCAATTTCAAGCAACAGCTGGCGAGCATTGAAGGCTCGACCAACCTGATGCTGTTCTGGCCGGCGGGGCACTTCCTGGAAAACCTGTTTGCGCCGTTCAAAGACGTCATCACCTCGATGCTCGGCGGTGGCGGCCTGGGCGCGGCGACGGTGGGCGTCGGCAAGGCGATTGCCTATTTCCTCGACCATTACAAAAGTGTCGAGGCGCGGGTCGACGAAGTGGCCAAGACCCTGTTGCCCGAGCTGGCCAGCTACCTGCACGCCGAGTCGCTGGCGGTACGGCGCATCAACCTGATCGGCCATTCCCTCGGCGCACGCATTCTGGTCAAGAGTGTGCTGGCCAGCCCCGAGGTCGCGCGTGAACTGCCGTTGAACAACCTGTTGCTGATGGGCGGGGCGATCTGTACGTCGAGCCCTTGGGATCAAGTGTCGGCGCCGCTCAAGGGCCGGGTGATCAATTGCCATTCCAGCAAGGACTGGGCACTGGCGATGAAACCGGATACCGAGCGCTGCATTGGCCGTTATGCCATTGAGGTCACGCCGGCGCTCAAGGCCAAGGTCACCAATGTGCACCTGGCCACTTTCGACCATGCGGCGTATTGGCCGCAGCTCAAAACCGTGGTGCAGTACACCGACCTGTTGCAGGAGCGGCGCGGCATGATCCGCGCCGATCAACGCAGCAGCGAAGTGCGCTTTGCCGAAGAGGACGGGGAACTGTTCCCGGCATTGCTGCACGCACGGCCCGACGAGCTGAAGTTCCTCGCCGAATTGATGGCGCAAAAGCGCAGCGCGTCAATCGATGCCAGCGTGCGTGAGCCGCTGAAGCTGGCCATTGAGTTGCAACGCATGGGCGGTGACAGCTTTATGAACGTTGCCCGTGGCCACGGCGTGAGTTACCGCCAGATCGCCGAAGATGTCGCGCAGCGGTTGGGGATCAAGTTCGCTGAACCGCTTGAAACCGTGGCACTGGCGGACATTGAGGCGCAGGTTGCCGAGAAGTTGATCGAGCAATACAAAGACAAACTCAGCCGCGCTGACCGGCAGGCCTTCGACGCCGAACTCAAGGCCGCCGCGCAAAAAGAGCAGGGCATGTTCAACCGTATCGACATCAGCCGCTCGGCCACCACCGCCTTGAGCGGCACGGCGTTGGCGGGGTTTACCGGTTTTATCGTGCGCCGTGGCGCCGCCTCGGCGATTCCGGTGGTGGGCCAGGCATTGGCGGCGGCAATGTTACTCGTCACTGGTGTGCGGGCGTTCTCCGGCCCGGCGTACTCGATTACCACCTTGTCGGTGTTGATGATCGGCATGATTCGCCAGCGCATGGAACGCGAAGCGCTGAACCAGGAGCTGGACCTGGTGGTGCAAGTGGTCGACACCTTTGACCTGCCCCGGGAGACGGTGATGCGCACGGTCACGTCGGACTGA
- a CDS encoding AraC family transcriptional regulator, translating into MMPTFDDNDPEALVTLRKYPSGTVFARHTHPRGQFAYAATGALKMFTDLGNWVVPPQRAIWVPGGVSHEMHMRGEVLMLNTYLDAQAAERAGLGQRCQAFEVSPLLRHLLEAALAIEPAAASSVRRHCVLTLLIDEIGTLPALPLSAPLPAEPRLARACQRFLDAPSQTVSLDEMAQWSNMSRRTFTRHFNDSTGMTFVAWRQQVCLLEATAQLSQGASITEVAFALGFSSSSAFTSVFRRNLGDSPARYLAKSKAASLF; encoded by the coding sequence ATGATGCCGACCTTTGACGACAACGACCCCGAAGCGCTGGTCACTTTGCGTAAATACCCCTCTGGCACCGTGTTCGCGCGGCATACACACCCGCGCGGCCAATTTGCCTACGCCGCCACCGGCGCGCTGAAAATGTTTACCGACCTGGGCAATTGGGTGGTGCCCCCGCAACGGGCGATTTGGGTGCCGGGCGGCGTGTCCCATGAAATGCACATGCGTGGCGAGGTGCTCATGCTCAATACCTACCTCGATGCTCAAGCGGCTGAGCGGGCAGGGCTGGGGCAGCGTTGCCAGGCATTCGAGGTGTCGCCCCTGCTCAGGCATTTGCTGGAAGCGGCGCTGGCGATCGAGCCAGCGGCGGCGTCGAGTGTCCGCCGGCACTGCGTATTGACGCTGCTGATCGATGAAATTGGCACGCTGCCGGCATTGCCCCTCAGTGCGCCTTTGCCAGCCGAGCCGCGTCTGGCCCGCGCTTGCCAGCGTTTTCTGGATGCGCCCTCGCAAACCGTCTCCCTGGATGAAATGGCCCAGTGGTCGAACATGAGTCGACGGACCTTCACGCGTCATTTTAACGACAGCACCGGCATGACATTCGTGGCCTGGCGACAGCAGGTCTGCTTGCTGGAAGCCACGGCGCAGCTCAGCCAAGGTGCGTCGATCACCGAGGTCGCGTTTGCGCTGGGTTTCAGCAGTTCCAGCGCCTTTACCTCGGTGTTTCGACGCAACCTCGGTGATTCCCCGGCGCGCTACCTGGCCAAATCCAAAGCGGCATCCCTGTTCTGA
- a CDS encoding EamA family transporter, producing MQKKHLALALLVTLVWGLNFPITELGLRSIDPFALTGIRFALAALPLVFVIKRPVVPFRYVAAYGVIFGLGMWGVINYGIHIGVSPGIASLIIQLSVFFTLGWGYLLFKEKIRAAQWVGAVLALIGLAGIIASQTGEHAVLGVLFIVFSALAWSVGNVIIKASGVKEIFSFMVWASLFPPIPLFLMAWWLHGNAAFADLPERLDLTVVLSILFQVYLATHFAYWGWNTLLKAYPVSTVAPLSLLIPVFGIASSMLLLDEHVSLTNLIAIVVIIVGLAVGLYRKPTRRW from the coding sequence ATGCAGAAAAAACACTTGGCGCTTGCCCTGTTGGTCACGTTGGTCTGGGGCCTGAACTTTCCCATCACCGAGCTGGGCCTGCGCTCAATCGACCCCTTTGCGCTCACCGGCATCCGCTTTGCCTTGGCCGCCCTGCCGCTGGTGTTCGTGATCAAGCGCCCCGTCGTCCCATTCCGCTACGTGGCCGCTTACGGCGTGATTTTCGGGCTGGGCATGTGGGGCGTGATCAACTACGGCATTCATATCGGTGTCAGCCCGGGGATCGCCTCGCTGATTATTCAACTCAGCGTGTTCTTCACGCTCGGCTGGGGCTACCTGCTGTTCAAGGAAAAAATCCGTGCCGCACAGTGGGTCGGCGCTGTGCTCGCGTTGATTGGCCTGGCGGGCATCATCGCCAGCCAGACCGGCGAGCACGCAGTACTCGGGGTTTTGTTCATTGTGTTCAGTGCCCTGGCATGGAGTGTCGGCAACGTCATCATCAAGGCATCCGGGGTGAAGGAAATCTTTTCGTTCATGGTATGGGCCAGCCTGTTCCCGCCGATCCCACTGTTCCTGATGGCGTGGTGGCTGCACGGCAACGCCGCCTTCGCTGACTTGCCCGAGCGCCTCGACCTGACCGTCGTGTTGTCGATCCTGTTTCAGGTTTACCTAGCGACACACTTTGCCTACTGGGGCTGGAACACGCTGCTCAAGGCCTACCCCGTATCGACCGTGGCGCCGCTGTCGCTGTTGATTCCGGTATTTGGAATTGCCAGTTCGATGCTGCTGCTGGACGAGCACGTGTCCCTAACGAACCTGATCGCGATTGTTGTGATTATTGTCGGCTTGGCCGTCGGGCTTTACCGCAAGCCCACCAGGCGATGGTGA
- a CDS encoding XRE family transcriptional regulator, with protein sequence MAKKFAELQARMTPESRAEAEQLFRQHLQEMPLHELRKAQQLSQESLAKALNINQAAVSKMERRTDMYISTLRDYIRAMGGELEIIATFPDGQVKIDNFAC encoded by the coding sequence ATGGCTAAAAAATTCGCTGAACTTCAAGCCCGCATGACGCCCGAGTCGCGGGCCGAGGCCGAGCAACTGTTCCGCCAGCATCTGCAAGAAATGCCGCTGCACGAGCTGCGCAAGGCTCAACAGTTGAGCCAGGAGAGCCTGGCCAAGGCGTTGAATATCAACCAGGCGGCGGTTTCCAAGATGGAGCGTCGCACTGACATGTACATCAGCACGTTGCGCGACTACATCCGTGCCATGGGCGGCGAGTTGGAAATTATCGCGACGTTTCCGGATGGCCAGGTCAAGATCGACAACTTCGCTTGTTAA
- a CDS encoding type II toxin-antitoxin system RelE/ParE family toxin produces the protein MVWDIEYTDEFGDWWGGLDAKEQSSVSASVDLLGLFGPGLRFPHSSDIRGSRHGNLRELRIQHAGRPYRVLYAFDPRRCAVLLIGGDKTAQQRWYEEHVPVAEKLYDIHLETLRKEGRYHG, from the coding sequence ATGGTCTGGGACATTGAATACACGGATGAATTCGGAGATTGGTGGGGCGGCTTGGATGCCAAAGAGCAATCGTCGGTATCTGCCAGCGTTGATCTGCTGGGGCTTTTCGGGCCGGGTTTGCGCTTCCCCCACAGCAGCGATATCAGAGGTTCTCGGCATGGCAATTTGCGAGAGCTGCGCATCCAGCACGCGGGGCGGCCTTATCGAGTGCTGTATGCATTTGATCCCAGGCGCTGCGCCGTGCTGCTGATTGGCGGTGATAAAACCGCACAGCAGCGGTGGTACGAGGAACACGTTCCTGTAGCAGAAAAGTTGTACGACATACATTTGGAAACACTGCGTAAAGAGGGCCGTTACCATGGCTAA